One Rosa chinensis cultivar Old Blush chromosome 5, RchiOBHm-V2, whole genome shotgun sequence genomic region harbors:
- the LOC112166484 gene encoding probable ribose-5-phosphate isomerase 4, chloroplastic isoform X1, translating into MALAMAAIAIASPNPLHSSLTLSNARGRRAFCTRPRRRRRTHSLMKITGSSLADGSALFQAAHYTVDTYIKSGMVIGLGSGIASGMAMQYIGLQLGAGALKDIVGIPTSVASASEAAKAGIPLGHHEDGSQIDFAFDDADIIEERTLIAVIGRTRSQGEESIIQEKTILNAANKVVFIVRENQYKCGMDGSIPVLVNPLNWMETAEEIDDLFLGDAEVWRRPSVGLAGPHGGQFPLVTREGHNVIDVIFTSPILSLAEVSMSLDNIDGVIEHGIISKFPCTAVIASESGPSVVDNVPKNSVKEP; encoded by the exons ATGGCACTGGCAATGGCAGCCATAGCAATAGCTTCACCAAATCCCCTGCATTCATCTCTAACTTTATCAAATGCCAGGGGCAGAAGAGCCTTCTGCACaagaccaagaagaagaagaagaacccatTCTCTGATGAAGATTACTGGGTCCAGTCTTGCTGATGGCTCTGCTCTTTTTCAAGCAGCCCATTACACT GTGGATACCTACATCAAAAGTGGTATGGTGATTGGGTTGGGGTCTGGTATAGCTTCTGGTATGGCCATGCAGTATATAGGTCTGCAACTTGGAGCAGGTGCTTTAAAGGATATAGTGGGGATACCAAC GTCTGTAGCATCTGCAAGTGAGGCAGCAAAGGCAGGAATTCCATTGGGTCACCATGAGGATGGTTCTCAA attgattttgcatttgatgaTGCTGATATTATAGAAGAAAGGACACTTATTGCTGTCATTGGGAGAACAAGGTCGCAGGGTGAGGAGTCAATCATCCAAGAGAAG ACTATATTAAACGCAGCCAATAAAGTTGTCTTCATAGTCAGAGAAAACCAGTATAAATGTGGTATGGATGGTTCTATTCCAGTTTTGGTGAATCCT CTCAACTGGATGGAAACTGCTGAAGAGATTGATGATCTGTTTTTAGGTGATGCAGAG GTATGGAGGAGACCCTCAGTTGGGCTGGCAGGGCCTCATGGTGGTCAGTTTCCTCTAGTCACCAGAGAAGGCCATAACGTTATTGATGTCATATTTACATCTCCAATTCTAAGCCTTG CTGAAGTATCAATGAGCCTTGATAATATTGATGGAGTCATAGAGCATGGAATCATTTCCAAGTTCCC ATGTACTGCAGTAATTGCTTCGGAAAGTGGGCCGTCTGTTGTTGATAATGTGCCAAAGAATTCAGTAAAGGAACCTTAA
- the LOC112166483 gene encoding beta-amyrin 28-monooxygenase: METLYLVLSLGAALFAFALFAFKSEDGKNLPPGSMGWPIVGETLEFLFGKPENFVFKRMKTYSTDIFKTKILGEKTAVICGPNGHKFLFTNEQKYFTAFRPHSMQKMFRSYKAAAAAAPAPKQPARDEEAKVLRSPGFLKPEALMRYLGKMDSITQEQMKVDWEGKNQVLAYPLAKTLTLSLACRFFLGIDEPERIARLVENFDDVTVGMHSLILNFPGTIFYRATKAADAIRKELKTVIQEKKAAMASGAPMMDILTHMIVASDPSGQHMPEAEIADKMMGLLTAGYSTVATAMTFFMKYVGERPDIYAKVLAEQMEVAESKKPGQLLEWDDLNKMKYSWNVIYEVMRFTPPLQGTFREALTDFKYAGYTIPKGWKVYWTVSTTNMNPEYFPNPEKFDPSRYDNISAFPPFTFVPFGGGPRMCPGKEYARLAILTFVHNVVKRFKWEVLFPKEKITGDMMPTPEKGLPIRLTCH; encoded by the exons ATGGAGACCCTTTACCTTGTTCTGTCTTTGGGTGCTGCTCTTTTCGCCTTTGCCCTCTTCGCATTCAAATCTGAAGATGGCAAGAACCTCCCACCAGGCAGCATGGGGTGGCCTATTGTGGGAGAAACTCTCGAGTTTCTTTTTGGCAAGCCGGAAAACTTTGTGTTCAAGAGGATGAAGACGTACTCCACTGACAtcttcaagaccaagattcttGGGGAGAAAACCGCTGTCATTTGTGGACCTAATGGACACAAATTTCTCTTCACCAATGAGCAAAAATACTTCACTGCATTTCGACCACACTCCATGCAGAAGATGTTCAGGTCATACAAGGCTGCTGCAGCTGCTGCTCCTGCTCCGAAACAGCCTGCTCGTGACGAAGAGGCGAAAGTACTAAGGTCACCGGGGTTCCTTAAGCCAGAAGCATTGATGAGGTACTTGGGGAAAATGGACTCAATCACCCAAGAACAGATGAAGGTCGACTGGGAAGGCAAGAATCAGGTCTTGGCCTACCCTTTGGCCAAGACTTTGACTCTTAGTCTTGCCTGCAGATTCTTCTTGGGGATTGATGAGCCGGAGAGGATTGCTAGGCTTGTGGAGAACTTTGATGATGTGACTGTAGGGATGCACTCACTTATTTTGAACTTCCCGGGAACCATTTTCTACAGAGCAACAAAAGCAGCTGATGCGATCAGGAAGGAGTTGAAGACTGTGATTCAGGAGAAGAAGGCTGCAATGGCATCAGGAGCACCCATGATGGATATTCTGACACATATGATTGTGGCCAGTGACCCATCTGGGCAACACATGCCTGAGGCTGAGATTGCTGATAAGATGATGGGTTTGTTGACTGCTGGGTATAGTACTGTGGCTACTGCTATGACTTTCTTCATGAAGTATGTGGGAGAAAGGCCTGACATCTATGCCAAGGTCCTAGCTG AACAAATGGAGGTTGCAGAGTCAAAAAAACCTGGACAACTTTTGGAATGGGATGACTTGAACAAGATGAAGTACTCATGGAATGTCATCTATGAGGTTATGAGATTCACTCCACCACTTCAGGGAACATTCAGAGAGGCCTTGACCGATTTCAAGTATGCCGGTTACACCATTCCCAAGGGCTGGAAG GTATATTGGACTGTCAGCACAACAAACATGAACCCAGAATACTTCCCCAACCCAGAGAAGTTTGACCCCTCAAGATATGATAACATAAGCGCATTCCCACCATTCACATTTGTTCCATTTGGAGGAGGACCAAGAATGTGCCCTGGAAAAGAGTATGCTAGGCTTGCGATACTCACTTTTGTTCACAATGTGGTCAAGAGGTTCAAGTGGGAAGTGTTGTTTCCCAAGGAAAAGATCACAGGTGATATGATGCCTACCCCAGAAAAAGGACTTCCAATTCGCCTTACTTGTCACTAG
- the LOC112166484 gene encoding probable ribose-5-phosphate isomerase 4, chloroplastic isoform X2, with product MALAMAAIAIASPNPLHSSLTLSNARGRRALCTRTRRTHSLKITGSSLADGSALFQAAHYTVDTYIKSGMVIGLGSGIASGMAMQYIGLQLGAGALKDIVGIPTRSVASASEAAKAGIPLGHHEDGSQIDFAFDDADIIEERTLIAVIGRTRSQGEESIIQEKTILNAANKVVFIVRENQYKCGMDGSIPVLVNPLNWMETAEEIDDLFLGDAEVWRRPSVGLAGPHGGQFPLVTREGHNVIDVIFTSPILSLAEVSMSLDNIDGVIEHGIISKFPCTAVIASESGPSVVDNVPKNSVKEP from the exons ATGGCACTGGCAATGGCAGCCATAGCAATAGCTTCACCAAATCCCCTGCATTCATCTCTAACTTTATCAAATGCCAGAGGCAGAAGAGCCTTGTgcacaagaacaagaagaaccCATTCTCTGAAGATTACTGGGTCCAGTCTTGCTGATGGCTCTGCTCTTTTTCAAGCAGCCCATTACA CT GTGGATACCTACATCAAAAGTGGTATGGTGATTGGGTTGGGGTCTGGTATAGCTTCTGGTATGGCCATGCAGTATATAGGTCTGCAACTTGGAGCAGGTGCTTTAAAGGATATAGTGGGGATACCAAC CAGGTCTGTAGCATCTGCAAGTGAGGCAGCAAAGGCAGGAATTCCATTGGGTCACCATGAGGATGGTTCTCAA attgattttgcatttgatgaTGCTGATATTATAGAAGAAAGGACACTTATTGCTGTCATTGGGAGAACAAGGTCGCAGGGTGAGGAGTCAATCATCCAAGAGAAG ACTATATTAAACGCAGCCAATAAAGTTGTCTTCATAGTCAGAGAAAACCAGTATAAATGTGGTATGGATGGTTCTATTCCAGTTTTGGTGAATCCT CTCAACTGGATGGAAACTGCTGAAGAGATTGATGATCTGTTTTTAGGTGATGCAGAG GTATGGAGGAGACCCTCAGTTGGGCTGGCAGGGCCTCATGGTGGTCAGTTTCCTCTAGTCACCAGAGAAGGCCATAACGTTATTGATGTCATATTTACATCTCCAATTCTAAGCCTTG CTGAAGTATCAATGAGCCTTGATAATATTGATGGAGTCATAGAGCATGGAATCATTTCCAAGTTCCC ATGTACTGCAGTAATTGCTTCGGAAAGTGGGCCGTCTGTTGTTGATAATGTGCCAAAGAATTCAGTAAAGGAACCTTAA
- the LOC112166646 gene encoding beta-amyrin 28-monooxygenase → METLYLVLSLGAALFAFALFAFKSEDGKNLPPGSMGWPIVGETLEFLFGKPENFVFKRMKRYSPDIFKTKILGEKTAVICGPNGHKFLFTNEQKYFTAFRPHSMQKMFRSYKAAAAAAPAPKQPARDEEAKVLRSPGFLKPEALMRYLGKMDSITQEQMKVDWEGKNQVLAYPLAKTLTLSLACRFFLGIDEPERIARLVENFDDVTVGMHSLIVNFPGTIFYRATKAADAIRKELKTVIQEKKAAMASGAPMMDILTHMIVASDPSGQHMPEAEIADKMMGLLTAGYSTVATAMTFFMKYVGERPDIYAKVLAEQMEVAESKKPGQLLEWDDLNKMKYSWNVIYEVMRFTPPLQGTFREALTDFEYAGYTIPKGWKVYWTVSTTNMNPEYFPNPEKFDPSRYDNISAFPPFTFVPFGGGPRMCPGKEYARLAILTFVHNVVKRFKWEVVFPKEKITGDMMPTPEKDFQFALLVTRHDQGLL, encoded by the exons ATGGAGACCCTTTACCTTGTTCTCTCTTTGGGTGCTGCTCTTTTCGCCTTTGCCCTCTTCGCATTCAAATCTGAAGATGGCAAGAACCTCCCACCAGGCAGCATGGGGTGGCCTATTGTGGGAGAAACTCTCGAGTTTCTTTTTGGCAAGCCGGAAAACTTTGTGTTCAAGAGGATGAAGAGGTACTCCCCTGACAtcttcaagaccaagattcttGGGGAGAAAACCGCTGTCATTTGTGGACCTAATGGACACAAATTTCTCTTCACCAATGAGCAAAAATACTTCACTGCATTTCGACCACACTCCATGCAGAAGATGTTCAGGTCATACAAGGCTGCTGCAGCTGCTGCTCCTGCTCCGAAACAGCCTGCTCGTGACGAAGAGGCGAAAGTACTAAGGTCACCGGGGTTCCTTAAGCCAGAAGCATTGATGAGGTACTTGGGGAAAATGGACTCAATCACCCAAGAACAGATGAAGGTCGACTGGGAAGGCAAGAATCAGGTCTTGGCCTACCCTTTGGCCAAGACTTTGACTCTTAGTCTTGCCTGCAGATTCTTCTTGGGGATTGATGAGCCGGAGAGGATTGCTAGGCTTGTGGAGAACTTTGATGATGTGACTGTAGGGATGCACTCACTTATTGTGAACTTCCCGGGAACCATTTTCTACAGAGCAACAAAAGCAGCTGATGCGATCAGGAAAGAGTTGAAGACTGTGATCCAGGAGAAGAAGGCTGCAATGGCATCAGGAGCACCCATGATGGATATTCTGACACATATGATTGTGGCCAGTGACCCATCTGGGCAACACATGCCTGAGGCTGAGATTGCAGATAAGATGATGGGTTTGTTGACTGCTGGGTATAGTACTGTGGCTACTGCTATGACTTTCTTCATGAAGTATGTGGGAGAAAGGCCTGACATCTATGCCAAGGTCCTAGCAG AACAAATGGAGGTTGCAGAGTCAAAAAAGCCTGGACAACTTTTGGAATGGGATGACTTGAACAAGATGAAGTACTCATGGAATGTCATCTATGAGGTTATGAGATTCACTCCACCACTTCAGGGAACATTCAGAGAGGCCTTGACCGATTTCGAGTATGCCGGTTACACCATTCCCAAGGGCTGGAAG gTATATTGGACTGTCAGCACAACAAACATGAACCCAGAATACTTCCCCAACCCAGAGAAGTTTGACCCCTCAAGATATGATAACATAAGCGCATTCCCACCATTCACATTTGTTCCATTTGGAGGAGGACCAAGAATGTGCCCCGGAAAAGAGTATGCTAGGCTTGCAATACTCACTTTTGTTCACAATGTGGTCAAGAGGTTCAAGTGGGAAGTGGTGTTTCCCAAGGAAAAGATCACAGGTGATATGATGCCTACCCCAGAAAAGGACTTCCAATTCGCCTTACTTGTCACTAGGCATGATCAGGGACTTTTGTGA